A window of the Parabacteroides merdae ATCC 43184 genome harbors these coding sequences:
- a CDS encoding substrate-binding domain-containing protein, which produces MKPALTYYALLVLLLASCFSCKTDSEKKKFVIGVSQCTLEGSWRKSMLLDMKVQASEYPGVSLLVEDAADSSLLQVEQIRSLIKRKVDLLIISANESEPVTPIAIEAYRAGIPTILVDRKISSDEYTTYIGGNNYEIGRQAGFFVNRQVKEKYPTVLEVWGLSGSSPAQDRHRGFMEVLNSRIKVKEIFGKWKPETVEKEIAEMDSLEEVDVVFAHNDVMAMAARRAIERMHPGLADRICFVGIDAVSGRGSGLEAVMHGELAASVLYPTGGSLAIRVAMQILNGEDVSRQYLLSSALIDKNNAGTLFIQSEQVVDYQHQIELQRENLESMLSKYTFLQNSVGIILLLMGMLLLSALYVVHVNRAVKRKNRELKRTNLQVQQQKEELAEANRYIEKSTAQKLQFFTNITHEIKTPLTLILGPLGKLSKEAPEGSSLADDIRIIRKNAERLKRVVDQLLDFRKVESNKMNMRVGEVDLVAFVAEVKSYFDTMAATKQIHFTFEHDCPSVNIWVDRDKMEKILANLLSNAFKFTLDGGTVTIHLKDKGDQVELSVEDNGKGIPSENIASVFDRFFTGDQNYVTGTGIGLHLTREFVHMHKGTIRVESVPHKSTVFTVILLKGKSHFDESCTFDLSVTELSSGVADLNTDELQEVLNRTYNYTVLVVEDDLDIQSYLQAELKQNFRVLVADNGVKALEVLMSEEVSMVISDVMMPEMNGFDLCRKIKSDIVLSHLPVMLLTALSDDKQQMYGAASGADAYIQKPFNIEVVKLRIIKLLEDRVRLREAYARDASSPAVSVKEEKAGSMDDLFMNRFLKLIEESYADPDFSIEKGSEKLGLSRVHLYRKVKELAGVTPTDFLRNYRLKKAAALLRRKAGNVNEVAYATGFGSPAYFSKCFKAVYNITPTEYLEKE; this is translated from the coding sequence ATGAAACCTGCTCTAACTTATTACGCTCTGCTGGTCTTACTTCTGGCATCCTGCTTTTCCTGCAAAACAGATTCGGAGAAGAAAAAGTTTGTTATCGGCGTCTCGCAGTGTACGCTTGAAGGTTCTTGGCGTAAATCGATGTTGCTGGATATGAAGGTGCAGGCCTCCGAATATCCGGGCGTCTCCCTGTTAGTCGAGGATGCAGCGGACAGTAGTTTGTTGCAGGTGGAGCAGATACGCAGCCTGATAAAACGTAAGGTCGATCTATTGATTATCTCCGCCAATGAATCGGAACCTGTCACTCCTATTGCGATTGAGGCCTACCGTGCCGGCATTCCGACTATCCTGGTAGACCGGAAGATCAGTTCGGACGAATATACGACTTATATCGGTGGTAACAATTACGAGATCGGTCGCCAGGCCGGCTTTTTCGTGAACCGACAGGTGAAAGAGAAATATCCTACCGTATTGGAAGTATGGGGCTTGTCCGGTTCTTCTCCGGCGCAGGATCGCCATCGCGGTTTTATGGAGGTTTTGAACTCCCGCATCAAGGTGAAGGAAATATTCGGGAAATGGAAGCCGGAAACGGTGGAGAAGGAGATAGCGGAAATGGATTCGCTGGAGGAGGTGGATGTTGTGTTTGCCCATAATGATGTGATGGCAATGGCTGCCCGCAGGGCAATCGAAAGGATGCATCCCGGATTGGCGGACAGGATTTGTTTTGTGGGGATCGATGCCGTTTCGGGACGGGGATCGGGGCTGGAAGCCGTCATGCACGGAGAGTTGGCCGCTTCGGTCTTGTATCCGACGGGTGGGAGCCTTGCTATCCGTGTAGCCATGCAGATATTGAACGGAGAAGATGTGTCCCGGCAATATTTGCTCTCTTCTGCCTTGATCGATAAGAACAATGCCGGAACGCTGTTTATCCAGTCCGAACAGGTGGTCGACTATCAGCACCAGATCGAGTTGCAACGGGAGAATTTGGAGAGTATGCTTTCCAAATACACGTTCCTCCAAAACTCCGTCGGCATTATCCTTTTGCTGATGGGGATGTTGCTTTTGTCCGCCTTGTACGTGGTCCATGTGAACCGGGCGGTGAAGCGGAAGAACCGCGAGCTGAAACGTACGAACTTGCAGGTGCAACAGCAAAAAGAAGAATTGGCTGAGGCAAACCGTTATATTGAGAAGTCGACGGCTCAGAAACTGCAATTCTTTACCAATATCACACACGAGATCAAGACGCCGTTGACGTTGATCCTCGGTCCGCTCGGCAAGCTGTCGAAAGAGGCTCCGGAAGGTTCTTCATTGGCAGACGATATCCGTATCATTCGGAAAAATGCGGAAAGGTTGAAGAGAGTCGTGGACCAGTTACTTGATTTTCGAAAGGTAGAGAGCAATAAGATGAATATGCGGGTCGGAGAGGTAGATTTAGTTGCTTTTGTGGCAGAAGTGAAATCTTATTTCGATACGATGGCTGCCACCAAACAGATACATTTCACGTTTGAGCATGACTGCCCTTCTGTTAATATATGGGTAGACAGAGATAAGATGGAGAAGATTCTGGCCAATCTTTTGTCCAATGCATTCAAGTTCACGCTGGACGGAGGTACGGTCACGATCCATCTGAAAGATAAAGGAGATCAGGTCGAGCTTTCTGTCGAAGATAATGGCAAAGGTATTCCGTCGGAAAATATTGCTTCCGTCTTTGACCGTTTCTTTACCGGTGACCAGAACTATGTGACGGGAACGGGGATCGGTCTGCACTTGACGCGTGAGTTCGTCCACATGCACAAAGGCACGATCCGGGTGGAGAGTGTTCCGCATAAGAGTACTGTCTTTACGGTCATCCTCTTGAAAGGTAAATCTCATTTTGACGAATCTTGTACATTCGATCTTTCCGTAACCGAGCTTTCCAGTGGTGTCGCCGACTTGAACACGGATGAATTGCAGGAGGTTTTGAACCGTACCTACAATTATACTGTTCTGGTCGTAGAAGATGATCTTGATATACAGAGTTACTTGCAGGCGGAATTAAAACAGAACTTCCGTGTGTTGGTTGCCGATAACGGCGTGAAGGCTTTGGAGGTGCTGATGAGCGAAGAGGTTTCGATGGTTATCAGCGATGTGATGATGCCGGAAATGAACGGTTTCGATCTTTGTCGTAAGATCAAGTCGGATATTGTCCTGAGTCATCTTCCGGTTATGCTGTTGACTGCTTTGTCCGACGACAAGCAACAGATGTACGGGGCTGCCAGTGGTGCGGACGCGTATATCCAGAAACCTTTTAACATAGAAGTCGTGAAACTGCGTATCATCAAGCTGCTGGAGGATCGTGTCCGGTTGCGTGAGGCTTATGCTCGCGATGCTTCTTCGCCTGCTGTTTCCGTGAAGGAGGAAAAAGCGGGAAGCATGGACGATCTTTTTATGAATCGTTTCTTGAAACTGATCGAAGAGTCCTATGCCGATCCGGATTTCAGTATTGAGAAAGGTAGTGAAAAATTGGGCTTGTCGCGTGTGCATCTTTACCGGAAGGTGAAGGAGCTTGCCGGAGTGACACCGACCGATTTCCTGCGTAACTATCGTTTGAAGAAAGCTGCTGCTCTACTCCGACGGAAAGCCGGGAATGTGAATGAGGTGGCTTATGCGACGGGCTTCGGTTCGCCTGCTTATTTCTCGAAATGTTTTAAAGCCGTTTACAATATTACTCCGACGGAGTATCTGGAAAAGGAATAA
- a CDS encoding carbohydrate kinase family protein yields MQSNNKKPVVVGIGELLWDMLPTGKKAGGAPINFVYHASRLGAEGYAISAVGDDGLGREILEELDNNSIRYLIEKVPYPTGTVQVTLQDGVPDYIINERVAWDHLSPTSNAIDLAERADAICFGTLGQRSAQSRETIQAILSFAPDDAYRCFDINLRQHYYTKELIEESLYLANMLKVNDGELVVLRDMFHLEGTDKEVAHWFIEHYNLRLVVLTAGGAYSTIYTANEESTLQNPEVQVADTVGAGDAFSGALVISLLKGASLREAHEFAVRTAAYVCTKEGAWPAYEE; encoded by the coding sequence ATGCAAAGCAACAATAAGAAACCGGTCGTAGTAGGCATAGGAGAACTCCTGTGGGACATGTTGCCAACAGGAAAGAAAGCAGGTGGTGCTCCTATCAATTTTGTCTACCATGCGTCGCGGTTGGGAGCGGAAGGATATGCTATCAGCGCCGTGGGAGACGATGGGCTGGGGCGCGAAATCCTCGAAGAACTGGATAATAATTCGATCCGGTATCTGATCGAGAAAGTCCCTTATCCGACCGGAACGGTACAGGTTACTCTGCAGGATGGTGTCCCTGACTATATTATTAATGAACGTGTAGCTTGGGATCATCTTTCTCCGACGTCAAATGCGATTGATTTGGCCGAACGGGCGGATGCCATTTGCTTCGGTACGTTAGGACAGCGTTCCGCACAGTCGAGAGAGACGATACAGGCGATTCTTTCTTTTGCCCCGGACGATGCTTATCGTTGTTTTGACATCAATTTGCGTCAGCATTATTATACGAAAGAGTTGATCGAAGAGTCGCTTTATCTAGCAAATATGTTGAAGGTGAATGACGGGGAGTTGGTCGTCCTGCGGGATATGTTTCATTTGGAAGGAACGGACAAGGAGGTGGCTCATTGGTTTATAGAACACTATAATCTCCGCTTGGTGGTTCTGACGGCCGGAGGAGCTTATAGTACGATATATACCGCTAATGAAGAATCGACTTTGCAAAACCCGGAAGTGCAGGTGGCGGATACGGTTGGAGCAGGTGATGCTTTCTCCGGAGCATTGGTCATTTCGTTGCTGAAAGGGGCTTCGCTAAGGGAAGCGCATGAATTTGCCGTCCGCACAGCTGCTTATGTCTGTACGAAAGAGGGGGCATGGCCGGCATACGAGGAATAG
- a CDS encoding tetratricopeptide repeat protein, whose amino-acid sequence MTLQEINKAYNRIVGSLDSKELKNAFDSLQALIAGSREYSFQDKLNELQDTYKYMLRYRIEGAKDPMQEQIYNNLQASTYELADSVKQKAVAVESPLSYYSRRRSLNIQPSLTYKQLHDQLLLEHEAGKHKESDAFNILIFNKIWVSSFLKREEAEDIRGMLHDNALPFTTGSQIVSALMLGLQEAFDREKILLLFDAASHPNEEVKVRALISILITLYTYRKRTQLYPQIADRLAALAETPGFIKTIRTIILRFILARETEKITRKLQDEIIPEMLKLSPKLSKKINLNELTPEDLTGNEMNPEWESFFSDSTLGKKMVEFGELQQEGADVMHSTFVHLKNFPFFHELSNWLLPFTIEHSYFDDQFTPDNEAEKQMLDSMTFAAFMCNSDKYSLYFSMMQLPKEARKMMMNQFDSQATEMIQQNKEELISKRGKQDTIIGQYIQDLYRFFKLYPGHLDFTDIFTMPLDFHNLAILRPYISDKESLTNIAEYYLRKNYFSDALTIFNQLAKTDQDSDILFQKIGYCKQMEGDLKGALEAYLHADLLNSESKWVIRRIAGCYRSLKQPEEALKYYRRYEALNPDNLSVQISIGHCHLELKDYNEALKCFFKVDYLDNKSHKAWRPIAWCSFLTGKYDQARNYYKKILDNQPHAQDLLNAGHTEWALQNIKGALSFYQQAVQMENGNILKFQEQFSQDVADLLIAGIEEAEVALMLDQLRYKIEGAI is encoded by the coding sequence ATGACACTACAAGAAATAAACAAAGCATACAACCGCATAGTCGGTTCATTAGACAGTAAAGAATTGAAGAATGCCTTCGATTCCTTACAGGCTCTTATTGCAGGAAGTCGCGAATATTCTTTTCAGGACAAGCTGAACGAACTGCAGGACACCTACAAATATATGCTGCGCTACCGGATTGAAGGAGCAAAAGATCCGATGCAGGAACAGATATACAACAATCTACAGGCATCGACTTATGAATTGGCCGATTCAGTCAAGCAGAAAGCAGTAGCTGTGGAATCTCCCCTATCCTATTACAGCCGCCGAAGAAGCCTGAACATACAGCCTTCTCTCACTTACAAACAGCTGCATGACCAACTGCTCTTAGAACATGAAGCCGGAAAGCACAAAGAAAGTGACGCATTCAATATTCTCATCTTTAATAAGATATGGGTATCTTCTTTTCTGAAAAGAGAGGAAGCTGAAGATATCCGCGGCATGCTACACGACAATGCACTACCTTTTACAACCGGTAGCCAGATTGTTTCCGCCTTGATGTTAGGATTGCAAGAGGCGTTCGACAGAGAAAAGATACTTTTATTGTTCGACGCAGCCAGCCATCCGAACGAAGAGGTCAAAGTCAGAGCATTAATTTCAATCCTGATCACTTTATACACATATAGAAAACGGACGCAGTTATATCCGCAGATAGCTGACAGGCTAGCGGCTTTGGCCGAAACTCCGGGGTTCATCAAAACGATCCGCACAATCATCCTACGCTTCATCTTAGCCCGCGAGACAGAGAAGATCACCCGCAAACTACAGGATGAGATCATCCCGGAAATGTTAAAATTGAGTCCAAAGCTCAGCAAAAAGATCAATCTCAACGAACTCACCCCTGAAGATTTGACAGGAAATGAAATGAACCCAGAATGGGAAAGCTTCTTTTCTGACAGTACCCTCGGAAAGAAAATGGTAGAATTCGGGGAGCTTCAACAGGAAGGGGCCGACGTCATGCACTCGACCTTCGTTCATTTGAAAAATTTCCCGTTTTTCCATGAATTAAGCAACTGGCTACTTCCATTCACAATCGAGCATTCTTATTTCGATGATCAGTTCACTCCGGACAACGAAGCTGAAAAGCAGATGCTCGACTCTATGACATTCGCTGCTTTTATGTGCAATTCGGATAAATATTCGCTTTATTTCAGCATGATGCAATTACCGAAAGAAGCCCGAAAGATGATGATGAACCAATTCGACAGCCAGGCCACAGAAATGATCCAGCAGAATAAAGAAGAATTGATCAGCAAACGTGGAAAACAGGATACGATCATCGGACAGTACATACAAGACCTGTATCGTTTCTTCAAACTATATCCGGGCCATTTGGATTTTACGGATATCTTCACGATGCCGCTCGACTTCCACAATCTTGCCATCCTTCGCCCTTATATTTCTGATAAAGAAAGCCTTACAAACATCGCTGAATATTATCTCCGTAAAAACTATTTTAGCGATGCACTGACCATATTCAACCAATTGGCAAAAACGGATCAAGATAGCGACATTCTTTTCCAGAAAATCGGCTATTGCAAGCAAATGGAAGGAGACTTGAAGGGCGCCCTGGAAGCCTACCTACACGCAGACTTGTTGAATTCCGAAAGCAAATGGGTAATCCGACGAATCGCCGGTTGCTACCGTTCACTTAAACAACCGGAAGAGGCTTTGAAATATTACCGCCGGTACGAAGCTTTAAATCCGGATAATTTATCAGTTCAAATCAGCATTGGCCATTGCCATCTCGAACTAAAGGATTATAACGAAGCGTTGAAATGCTTCTTCAAAGTCGATTACCTGGATAACAAAAGCCATAAGGCATGGCGACCTATTGCATGGTGTTCTTTCCTGACAGGGAAATATGACCAAGCACGGAATTACTACAAAAAGATACTGGATAACCAACCCCACGCACAAGATCTGCTGAATGCCGGACATACCGAATGGGCACTGCAGAATATCAAGGGCGCTCTCTCCTTTTACCAGCAGGCGGTGCAAATGGAAAACGGCAACATCCTTAAGTTCCAAGAACAGTTCAGCCAAGATGTAGCAGACCTGTTGATCGCCGGTATAGAAGAAGCCGAAGTCGCCCTGATGCTGGATCAGTTAAGATATAAAATAGAAGGAGCTATTTAA
- the lepA gene encoding translation elongation factor 4, giving the protein MKNIRNFCIIAHIDHGKSTLADRLLEYTKTVEGKDLQAQVLDDMDLERERGITIKSHAIQMKYNYKGEEYILNLIDTPGHVDFSYEVSRSIAACEGALLIVDAAQGIQAQTISNLYMAIENDLEIIPIMNKIDLPSAMPDEVEDQIVELLGCPREDILRASGKTGEGVYDILNTIVEKVPAPKGDPEAPLQCLIFDSVFNPFRGIIAYFKVVNGVIRKGDHVKFIATGKEYDADEVGVLKLTMSPRDEIRTGDVGYIISGIKTSREVRVGDTITHVARPAKDAIAGFEEVKPMVFAGVYPIDSEDFENLRASLEKLQLNDASLTFQPESSAALGFGFRCGFLGLLHMEIVQERLDREFNMDVITTVPNVSYKVYDKKGNCTEVHNPGGLPDPTLIDHIDEPYIRASVITNTTFIGPIMTLCLGKRGILIKQEYISGDRVEIHYDMPLGEIVIDFYDKLKSISKGYASFDYHIHDFRPSKLVKLDILLNGEPVDALSTLTHMDNSVAFGRRMCEKLKELIPRQQFDIAIQAAIGAKIIARETIKAVRKDVTAKCYGGDISRKRKLLEKQKEGKKRMKQIGTVEVPQKAFLAVLKLD; this is encoded by the coding sequence ATGAAGAATATCCGCAATTTTTGTATTATTGCTCATATTGACCATGGTAAAAGTACTTTGGCCGACCGTTTGCTTGAGTATACCAAAACAGTAGAAGGTAAAGATTTGCAGGCGCAGGTTCTGGACGATATGGACTTGGAGCGTGAACGAGGCATTACGATCAAGAGTCATGCCATTCAGATGAAGTATAATTATAAAGGAGAAGAATATATCCTGAATCTGATCGATACTCCGGGACATGTCGACTTTTCATATGAAGTATCCCGTTCGATTGCAGCTTGTGAAGGTGCTTTGCTGATTGTTGACGCAGCTCAGGGTATTCAGGCACAGACTATTTCCAATTTGTATATGGCAATAGAAAATGATTTGGAGATTATTCCGATCATGAACAAGATAGACCTTCCGAGTGCAATGCCGGATGAGGTGGAAGACCAGATTGTCGAACTGTTGGGGTGTCCTCGGGAAGATATTCTCCGGGCCAGTGGTAAGACGGGAGAAGGGGTATATGACATTTTAAATACAATTGTCGAAAAAGTGCCGGCTCCGAAAGGTGATCCGGAAGCTCCGTTGCAGTGCTTGATTTTTGACTCTGTGTTTAATCCCTTCCGTGGCATTATTGCTTACTTCAAAGTCGTAAACGGGGTGATCCGTAAAGGAGATCATGTCAAATTTATTGCAACCGGTAAGGAGTATGATGCCGATGAGGTTGGAGTATTGAAGCTTACGATGTCTCCTCGTGATGAGATTCGTACCGGGGATGTCGGTTATATTATTTCTGGTATTAAAACTTCTCGCGAGGTCCGGGTTGGAGATACTATCACCCATGTGGCCCGTCCGGCGAAAGACGCGATAGCTGGGTTCGAAGAAGTGAAACCGATGGTCTTTGCCGGTGTTTATCCGATCGACAGCGAAGATTTTGAGAATTTGCGCGCTTCTTTGGAAAAACTCCAGTTAAACGACGCCTCTTTGACATTCCAGCCGGAAAGCTCAGCGGCATTGGGCTTTGGTTTCCGTTGTGGTTTCCTGGGGTTGTTGCATATGGAGATTGTGCAGGAACGTTTGGACCGTGAGTTCAATATGGATGTGATCACGACCGTTCCTAATGTGTCTTATAAAGTTTACGATAAGAAAGGCAACTGTACGGAGGTTCATAATCCGGGCGGCTTGCCCGATCCTACGTTGATCGACCATATTGATGAACCGTACATCCGTGCGTCTGTTATTACTAATACGACTTTTATCGGTCCGATCATGACACTTTGTCTGGGTAAACGTGGCATATTGATCAAGCAGGAATACATTTCCGGTGATCGTGTCGAGATTCATTATGATATGCCTTTAGGTGAGATCGTAATCGATTTTTATGACAAACTGAAAAGTATTTCTAAAGGGTATGCTTCTTTTGATTACCATATCCATGATTTTCGTCCGAGCAAGCTGGTTAAACTGGATATTCTTCTGAACGGGGAACCGGTGGACGCTCTTTCGACGCTGACTCATATGGACAACAGCGTTGCCTTCGGCCGGCGTATGTGTGAAAAACTGAAAGAGCTGATTCCTCGGCAACAGTTCGATATCGCTATCCAGGCGGCTATCGGAGCCAAGATCATTGCCCGCGAAACGATAAAGGCGGTTCGTAAAGATGTAACGGCTAAATGTTATGGCGGTGATATCTCCCGTAAACGTAAGTTGCTTGAAAAACAGAAAGAGGGAAAGAAACGAATGAAACAGATCGGTACAGTTGAGGTTCCACAAAAAGCGTTCTTGGCTGTATTGAAATTGGATTAA
- a CDS encoding SPOR domain-containing protein — protein MNKIWLFGASICMVLALGSCKPKQSAYKAAYEQAKEKESTAPVEVVEEEEVVEEVTPVSKPRTSNVSTRAERINAAQGEDASRLKRYSVVIGSFKNKTNAYALKERMQNDGYNAVLGENEQGMLRVIVASFNDKADAADSRDAIKAKYAPNFQDAWILERQY, from the coding sequence ATGAATAAGATTTGGTTATTTGGAGCCTCCATATGTATGGTTTTAGCATTAGGTTCTTGTAAACCTAAACAGAGTGCGTATAAGGCTGCTTACGAACAAGCAAAAGAAAAAGAATCGACAGCTCCGGTCGAGGTGGTCGAAGAAGAGGAAGTAGTTGAAGAGGTAACTCCGGTTTCTAAACCGAGAACTTCCAACGTCAGTACACGCGCAGAAAGAATTAATGCTGCACAAGGTGAAGATGCAAGCAGACTGAAACGTTACAGTGTCGTTATCGGCAGTTTCAAGAACAAAACAAATGCTTACGCTTTGAAAGAACGTATGCAGAACGACGGATATAACGCTGTTTTGGGAGAAAACGAACAAGGTATGCTTCGTGTGATCGTCGCCAGTTTCAATGACAAAGCCGATGCTGCGGACAGCCGCGATGCAATCAAAGCAAAATACGCTCCAAACTTCCAGGATGCATGGATTCTGGAAAGACAATATTAA
- a CDS encoding S9 family peptidase produces MNKSIGTMVMATSLLFGACSGDGKTCDRATQQKGNTENVIGRSDIKVKDGRMTPEVLWAMGRIGGMNVSPDGQKVVYTVAYYSVPENRSNREVFVMNADGTDNKQITKTSYSENEAVWIKGGKKIAFLCNESGSSQLWEMNPDGSDRRQLSEYEGDIEGFAFSPDEKKVLFISQVKTVKSTADKYPDLDKATGIIVTDLMYKHWDEWVTTAPHPFVADFDGKAISNPVDIMEGEPFESPMKPFGGIEQLAWNTTSDKIAYTSRKKTGKEYALSTNSDIYVYDLNTKKTANISEGIMGYDTNPQYSPDGKFIAWQSMERDGYESDQNRLMVMNLETGEKIFASKDFDSNVDGFVWSADAKALYFTGVWHGESQVYKIDLTDSNKITPLTSGMYDYAGVALLGEHKLIVQRHSLSMGDEIYSIDLADNNKIAQLTTENKHIYDQLTIGKVEGRWMKTTDGKQMLTWVIYPPHFDPNKKYPTLLFCEGGPQSPVSQFWSYRWNMQIMAANDYIVVAPNRRGLPGFGMEWNEQVSGDYGGQCMKDYFTAIDEMAKESFVDKDRLGCVGASFGGFSVYWLAGHHNKRFKAFIAHDGIFNMEMQYLETEEMWFANWDMGGAYWEKQNATAQRTFANSPHLFVDKWDTPILCIHGEKDYRILANQGMAAFNAAVLRGVPAELLIYPDENHWVLKPQNGVLWQRTFFEWLDMWLKK; encoded by the coding sequence ATGAATAAATCTATCGGAACAATGGTTATGGCAACATCCTTATTATTTGGAGCTTGTAGTGGGGATGGAAAAACGTGCGATCGTGCGACCCAACAGAAAGGAAACACGGAAAATGTGATCGGGCGTTCGGATATTAAAGTCAAAGACGGACGGATGACGCCGGAAGTGCTTTGGGCAATGGGACGTATCGGGGGGATGAATGTATCTCCGGACGGACAGAAAGTAGTGTATACTGTAGCCTACTACAGCGTACCGGAAAACAGAAGTAATCGCGAAGTGTTTGTTATGAATGCAGACGGGACGGACAATAAGCAGATTACAAAAACGTCTTATTCCGAAAATGAAGCTGTTTGGATTAAAGGTGGAAAAAAAATCGCTTTCCTTTGCAATGAAAGCGGCAGCAGCCAGCTTTGGGAAATGAATCCGGATGGAAGCGACCGCAGACAGCTCTCTGAATATGAAGGGGATATCGAAGGTTTCGCCTTCTCTCCCGATGAGAAGAAAGTCCTGTTTATTTCACAGGTAAAGACAGTCAAAAGTACGGCAGATAAATATCCCGACCTGGATAAGGCTACTGGTATTATTGTCACAGACCTGATGTATAAACATTGGGATGAATGGGTAACAACAGCCCCGCATCCTTTTGTTGCTGATTTTGATGGTAAGGCAATCAGTAACCCTGTCGATATTATGGAAGGCGAACCGTTTGAAAGCCCGATGAAACCATTCGGAGGAATTGAGCAGTTGGCATGGAATACTACATCGGACAAGATTGCTTACACGAGTCGTAAAAAGACCGGAAAGGAATATGCGTTGTCCACCAATTCGGATATTTATGTGTATGACCTGAATACGAAAAAGACGGCCAATATCAGTGAAGGTATTATGGGGTATGACACGAATCCCCAATACTCTCCCGATGGCAAGTTCATCGCATGGCAGAGCATGGAGCGTGACGGTTATGAGTCAGACCAGAACCGCTTGATGGTCATGAACTTGGAAACAGGTGAAAAGATATTCGCCAGCAAGGATTTTGATTCCAACGTAGACGGGTTCGTTTGGAGTGCAGATGCAAAGGCTCTTTACTTTACGGGGGTATGGCATGGTGAGTCCCAAGTATATAAGATCGATCTGACGGATAGCAATAAAATCACGCCGCTTACTTCCGGAATGTACGATTATGCCGGTGTGGCTTTGTTGGGTGAACATAAGCTGATCGTGCAGCGCCATTCTTTGAGCATGGGAGATGAAATCTATTCGATCGATTTGGCTGATAATAATAAAATAGCCCAGTTGACAACAGAGAACAAGCATATCTATGATCAGTTGACAATCGGTAAGGTGGAAGGTCGTTGGATGAAAACGACAGATGGTAAACAGATGCTTACCTGGGTGATTTATCCTCCTCATTTCGATCCGAATAAGAAATATCCTACCTTGTTATTCTGCGAAGGTGGTCCTCAAAGCCCGGTAAGCCAATTCTGGTCTTACCGTTGGAATATGCAGATTATGGCTGCTAACGACTATATCGTGGTTGCCCCGAACCGCCGTGGCCTTCCCGGTTTCGGTATGGAGTGGAACGAACAGGTCAGCGGCGACTATGGAGGCCAGTGCATGAAAGACTATTTTACGGCTATTGACGAGATGGCGAAAGAGTCGTTTGTCGATAAGGATCGTCTGGGTTGTGTGGGAGCGAGCTTCGGAGGCTTCTCCGTTTATTGGTTGGCTGGTCACCACAACAAACGTTTCAAAGCCTTTATTGCACATGACGGTATTTTCAATATGGAAATGCAGTATCTGGAAACAGAAGAAATGTGGTTTGCTAATTGGGATATGGGTGGTGCTTACTGGGAAAAACAGAATGCGACGGCACAACGTACATTTGCCAATTCCCCGCACTTGTTTGTCGATAAATGGGATACACCGATTCTCTGCATCCACGGTGAAAAGGATTATCGAATTTTGGCTAACCAGGGTATGGCGGCGTTTAATGCAGCTGTCCTTCGAGGTGTTCCGGCCGAGTTGTTGATCTATCCCGACGAAAACCATTGGGTGCTGAAACCTCAGAATGGCGTGCTTTGGCAGCGTACATTCTTCGAATGGCTGGATATGTGGTTGAAGAAATAA